From the genome of Acidobacteriota bacterium, one region includes:
- a CDS encoding Crp/Fnr family transcriptional regulator: MIQDYPETVLFKKQMRESLQREVKNSRAIKIAKHENVYTFGEHDEMVYFIESGQVKLLMLSSAGRECLLAIHASGDVFGELCLSGIAGRLETATAMEDTLLKKVPCAKFLERLATDSLLEGFVKYLAVRVADQQGVIANLVTVDSEQRLGKTLLHLARQLGKKGPRSTRIGLRISHEELSHMIGTTRPRISVFMQRFRNLGLIELSEEHYLIVEEDKLTAYLASIA; the protein is encoded by the coding sequence ATGATTCAAGATTATCCCGAGACGGTTCTATTCAAAAAACAGATGCGCGAGTCGTTGCAGCGCGAGGTCAAGAACTCGCGCGCCATCAAGATCGCGAAACACGAAAACGTCTACACCTTTGGGGAGCACGACGAGATGGTCTACTTCATCGAGAGCGGGCAGGTAAAGCTGCTTATGCTCTCTTCTGCGGGCAGAGAGTGTCTGCTTGCTATCCACGCTTCAGGAGATGTCTTCGGCGAGTTGTGCCTGTCGGGGATAGCGGGCCGGCTGGAAACTGCGACCGCAATGGAAGACACGCTCTTGAAAAAGGTTCCGTGTGCAAAGTTCCTTGAACGTTTGGCCACCGACTCGCTGCTTGAAGGTTTCGTGAAGTATCTGGCCGTGCGCGTGGCAGACCAACAGGGGGTCATCGCTAATTTGGTGACGGTTGATAGCGAACAACGCTTAGGGAAGACCTTGTTGCACTTGGCCAGACAATTGGGCAAGAAAGGCCCTCGCAGCACACGCATCGGGCTGAGGATTTCACACGAAGAACTGTCGCACATGATCGGCACAACGCGGCCCCGCATCAGCGTGTTCATGCAGAGATTTCGGAACCTGGGGCTGATTGAGCTCAGCGAAGAGCACTATCTAATCGTCGAGGAAGATAAGCTCACCGCTTACCTGGCATCGATTGCCTAG
- a CDS encoding YggT family protein: MSMTEGVDKTNVLLDEERRLASHQEVKASIDDDVNARIKQESARVEPKESAEVAGVAHELKQKSVHEAVSTEREMGRGRTAARISQVVDYFFYLIYGLIALEFLLGLMGARSGNGFVQFIGAVTRPLLAPFERIVGTPSAGVHQFRISYLFALVVYVLIHLAINGAFRLVAHRKVTV; encoded by the coding sequence ATGTCCATGACTGAAGGCGTTGATAAAACCAATGTGTTGTTAGACGAAGAGCGCCGGCTGGCTTCGCATCAGGAGGTCAAGGCCTCGATTGATGACGATGTGAACGCTCGCATCAAGCAAGAGTCTGCGCGAGTCGAGCCAAAGGAATCTGCCGAGGTGGCTGGCGTGGCTCACGAACTAAAACAGAAGTCGGTGCACGAAGCGGTGAGTACCGAACGTGAGATGGGGCGCGGCAGAACTGCAGCCCGGATTTCACAGGTAGTAGATTACTTCTTCTACCTCATCTACGGGCTGATCGCCTTGGAGTTCCTGCTGGGGCTGATGGGCGCGCGGTCCGGCAACGGATTCGTTCAGTTCATCGGCGCGGTCACTCGACCGCTGCTAGCGCCCTTCGAACGCATCGTGGGAACTCCGTCGGCCGGAGTGCATCAGTTCCGCATATCTTATCTGTTCGCGCTCGTTGTTTATGTCTTGATTCATCTCGCAATCAATGGTGCGTTTCGACTAGTCGCGCACCGCAAGGTAACAGTGTAA
- a CDS encoding BON domain-containing protein, which yields MRRRSIITTVVTIVIIAGALYYFYGYRHRDISSDFNAAKEYTEDAATTSAVKSALALNKQLSSFDIHVDSSNSPGKSGNDVTLTGHVPTEDDKRVAEEIARSTKGVANVVNNLQVDPKTQAANAEKQYVPDLEIKAAVLQSILNNPTLKTQQIKVDVYNGEVRLTGVVQSSTQKADAESAARAIANVRDVDSNALAVTNNGEGQP from the coding sequence ATGCGACGCAGATCAATTATTACTACCGTTGTCACGATAGTCATCATCGCTGGTGCGTTGTACTATTTCTATGGTTATCGCCATCGAGACATCTCGTCCGACTTCAACGCGGCGAAGGAGTACACGGAAGACGCGGCCACGACCAGCGCGGTCAAGAGCGCTTTGGCGTTAAATAAGCAACTCTCTTCTTTCGACATCCACGTTGACTCGAGCAACAGTCCTGGCAAGAGTGGCAACGATGTAACTCTGACGGGCCACGTGCCGACCGAAGATGACAAGCGCGTGGCGGAAGAGATCGCGCGCAGTACCAAAGGCGTCGCCAACGTTGTGAACAATCTCCAGGTGGATCCAAAGACTCAAGCCGCCAATGCAGAAAAGCAATACGTCCCTGACCTTGAAATCAAAGCGGCCGTGTTGCAGTCGATCCTGAATAACCCGACCCTGAAGACTCAACAGATCAAAGTCGATGTTTACAACGGCGAAGTAAGACTGACCGGCGTTGTGCAATCTTCGACGCAAAAGGCCGACGCCGAATCGGCCGCTCGGGCTATCGCCAATGTCCGCGATGTCGATTCGAATGCTTTGGCGGTGACTAATAACGGAGAGGGGCAACCATGA
- a CDS encoding lipid-binding SYLF domain-containing protein, whose translation MKLKTISTAVCSVLACLVASTVCFAGQKQSKDYRDAVSQSAKAARVFREIMRAPDKSVPRDILDGAECVAVFPQVLKAGFVVGARGGRGVASCRTKSGWSAPAFFNLRGGSVGLQIGAQSTDFVLLFMNQNGLNRLMGDKFEIGGDASAAAGPVGRQAGASTNIRMDAEILSYSRSKGLFAGLELKGVVITLDDDDMQAVYGEGARAKTVLQEGSVKAPADVRAFSATLGSYSKRRAK comes from the coding sequence ATGAAGCTAAAGACGATCTCGACAGCAGTATGCAGCGTGCTCGCTTGTCTCGTAGCGAGCACGGTGTGTTTCGCAGGGCAGAAGCAGAGCAAGGACTATCGCGACGCGGTGTCTCAATCCGCAAAGGCGGCTCGCGTGTTCCGTGAGATCATGCGCGCGCCGGACAAGTCAGTTCCTCGAGACATCCTGGATGGCGCCGAGTGCGTAGCGGTGTTTCCTCAGGTTCTCAAGGCGGGTTTCGTTGTTGGCGCGCGAGGCGGGCGCGGCGTCGCCAGTTGCCGGACGAAGAGTGGCTGGAGCGCGCCTGCGTTCTTCAACCTCAGGGGCGGCAGCGTCGGTTTACAGATCGGCGCGCAGTCAACCGACTTCGTGCTTCTGTTCATGAATCAAAACGGCTTGAACAGATTGATGGGCGACAAGTTCGAGATTGGCGGGGATGCTTCGGCCGCCGCGGGCCCGGTGGGGCGGCAGGCTGGAGCGTCCACGAACATCCGAATGGATGCGGAAATTCTCTCATACTCTCGCAGCAAAGGCCTGTTTGCCGGGTTAGAGCTGAAGGGCGTCGTCATCACTTTGGACGATGATGATATGCAGGCGGTTTATGGCGAAGGCGCGAGGGCAAAGACAGTGCTGCAGGAGGGCAGTGTCAAAGCGCCAGCAGACGTGCGGGCGTTTTCCGCTACGCTCGGGAGCTACTCCAAGCGGAGAGCGAAATAG
- a CDS encoding response regulator, with protein MTASVARKRILCVDDHEDTRDMMRALLGEYGYEAVIAASVSDALASARSGGLALCILDHWITEGNGIELCQQIRAFDSHTPIMFYSGAGYKADIKKGLDAGAQAYLVKPDFERLKPTIDRLIHGADPTSHLSLR; from the coding sequence ATGACAGCATCAGTAGCACGAAAACGGATTCTCTGCGTTGATGACCATGAGGATACCAGGGACATGATGCGAGCGCTGCTTGGCGAATACGGCTATGAAGCGGTAATCGCCGCTTCCGTGTCCGATGCGTTGGCAAGTGCCAGGTCCGGCGGACTCGCCTTGTGCATACTCGATCATTGGATAACAGAGGGCAACGGCATTGAGCTATGTCAGCAGATTCGCGCCTTTGACTCACACACGCCGATCATGTTCTATTCAGGCGCGGGCTATAAAGCTGATATCAAAAAGGGGCTGGATGCCGGCGCGCAGGCCTACCTCGTCAAGCCGGACTTTGAACGTTTGAAGCCGACCATTGATCGGCTGATTCATGGAGCCGACCCCACCTCTCATCTCAGTCTTCGGTAG
- a CDS encoding M23 family metallopeptidase — MPALYDPGAPKTDSAKPAHAKAEKPKAEPLPVAPPPDTASATGPTTTVTDTDLNYIAARNLLIPVAGVTASGLHDTFNQARSEGRQHDAIDIMAPQGTPVLATTDGSVIKLFQSDRGGVTLYELDPSGRYVYYYAHLMRYAEGVAEGRQLRRGDVIAYVGDTGNAGAGKFHLHFAISKLTSPHQWSGGDPINPYPLLVRK; from the coding sequence ATGCCCGCTCTTTATGACCCGGGTGCACCTAAGACGGATTCCGCGAAGCCTGCTCACGCGAAAGCAGAGAAACCGAAAGCGGAGCCACTGCCCGTAGCGCCGCCGCCAGATACCGCATCAGCGACCGGACCGACAACCACAGTTACGGATACCGATCTAAATTACATTGCCGCGAGAAATCTGCTGATACCGGTGGCGGGCGTGACTGCGAGTGGGTTGCATGACACCTTCAATCAAGCGCGCTCCGAAGGGCGGCAGCACGACGCGATCGACATAATGGCGCCTCAAGGGACGCCCGTGCTGGCTACGACTGACGGCTCAGTGATCAAGCTCTTTCAGAGTGATCGAGGTGGAGTAACCCTCTACGAACTCGATCCATCAGGGCGCTATGTTTATTACTATGCACACCTGATGCGCTACGCTGAGGGTGTTGCGGAGGGAAGGCAACTGCGGCGCGGCGATGTGATCGCTTATGTCGGCGACACCGGCAATGCCGGCGCGGGAAAGTTTCACCTCCACTTTGCCATTTCGAAGCTTACATCCCCGCACCAGTGGAGCGGCGGTGATCCGATCAATCCGTATCCTTTGCTTGTTCGCAAGTGA
- a CDS encoding response regulator, which produces MTRKILVVDDKPDTRDLTHLHLTTEGFVVVVASDGREGLYMAVAEQPDLIITDISTPELNSIEFVKQLRAQPELDNVPILVLTAFGNEEMDQAIRAGAYRAMSKPVHLDSLMDEVRQLLAESEPG; this is translated from the coding sequence ATGACGAGGAAGATTCTTGTTGTTGACGATAAACCCGACACACGCGACCTAACCCACTTGCACCTAACCACCGAAGGATTCGTGGTAGTCGTCGCTAGTGATGGCCGGGAAGGACTATACATGGCTGTTGCTGAGCAGCCCGACTTGATCATAACTGATATCAGCACGCCTGAGCTTAACAGTATTGAGTTCGTCAAACAGTTGAGGGCGCAACCAGAACTTGATAACGTGCCGATACTGGTATTGACCGCTTTTGGTAACGAAGAAATGGACCAGGCGATCAGAGCCGGGGCGTACCGCGCAATGAGCAAACCCGTGCATCTGGATTCGTTGATGGATGAAGTGAGACAACTATTGGCAGAGTCGGAGCCGGGATAG
- a CDS encoding GlsB/YeaQ/YmgE family stress response membrane protein yields MNLSVESLIILLIVGGLVGVIGQRLAGYSRGGCLTSIAIGFIGALIGSWAVNQFRLPEIYVLKIGHTSFPIVWAIIGAAVLVAVLGLLTRRRYV; encoded by the coding sequence ATGAACTTGAGCGTGGAAAGTCTAATCATTCTACTGATCGTCGGCGGCCTCGTGGGCGTGATCGGCCAGAGGCTCGCAGGATATTCACGCGGCGGATGCTTGACCTCGATCGCTATCGGCTTCATCGGCGCCCTGATTGGAAGCTGGGCCGTCAACCAGTTTCGATTACCTGAAATCTATGTTTTGAAGATCGGTCACACGAGCTTCCCGATCGTGTGGGCGATTATCGGAGCGGCGGTGTTAGTTGCCGTCCTGGGATTGCTGACGAGGCGCCGGTATGTCTGA
- a CDS encoding L,D-transpeptidase codes for MNETLRLMSAFVALVILLVGAGCVTESSNTTGNRPTPAANTNAASATATTSAPTPAKTGNAPPNTQPVTLPVLDAFFAQENFAAELKSKLQLTDEQVNKLRSIARQETSKLRESDNHDEYAGRTTAAREDAYEKSRAAIGEEKTQELIAFVNERWSGDVTAPTTASVTPAAAPRDAVGVPQDKRVVVNAPAFRMDLFEGGKLIKSYKIGIGYPEFPLPTGLRKADTIIFNPTWTPPDEPWVESPGSKVKVGERIEAGDKLNPLGPIKIPIGLPSLIHGGKAPAKLGGFASHGCVGLTSAQIQDFAKRLAQLGGTEISDEQIAEYQKNKTETKPVKLSKAVPVELRYETITVEDGKLHIYRDVYDRGTNTEENLRNVLQSYGVTLDQLSDSKRAEVTRALGQMARDAGGKPVPDATATNKSDSAKGNSSAAPSTSSSSRKGDKSREESKANNVASGKVTRTIKGGKEVVVAIPALLGKGYPGPVDLNAGVASKKAAPRSRRRR; via the coding sequence ATGAACGAAACCCTGCGATTGATGTCTGCGTTTGTTGCTCTTGTCATTCTCCTTGTCGGCGCAGGCTGCGTGACGGAGTCGTCGAACACAACCGGCAACAGGCCTACCCCAGCCGCCAACACAAACGCGGCAAGTGCTACGGCAACAACATCTGCACCGACGCCGGCGAAGACCGGCAATGCGCCGCCGAACACTCAACCGGTGACCTTACCTGTGCTTGATGCGTTCTTCGCCCAAGAGAACTTCGCGGCGGAGCTTAAGTCGAAACTGCAGCTCACGGATGAACAGGTGAATAAGCTCAGGAGTATCGCGCGCCAGGAAACGTCCAAGCTACGCGAAAGTGATAATCACGATGAATATGCCGGCAGGACGACGGCGGCCCGCGAAGACGCCTACGAAAAGAGCAGGGCGGCAATCGGCGAAGAGAAAACTCAGGAGCTGATCGCCTTTGTAAACGAGCGCTGGAGCGGCGACGTAACCGCTCCAACAACAGCTAGCGTCACACCCGCCGCAGCGCCTCGAGATGCCGTCGGAGTACCCCAAGATAAGCGTGTTGTCGTCAACGCGCCTGCCTTTCGAATGGATCTGTTTGAAGGCGGCAAGTTAATCAAGTCTTATAAAATCGGCATAGGCTATCCTGAATTCCCGCTTCCGACGGGGCTGCGTAAAGCTGACACGATCATTTTCAACCCAACGTGGACGCCTCCGGATGAACCCTGGGTTGAATCGCCCGGAAGCAAGGTCAAGGTCGGGGAGAGAATCGAGGCCGGTGATAAGCTGAATCCCCTTGGCCCGATCAAGATTCCGATCGGCTTGCCGTCGCTGATACACGGAGGCAAAGCTCCGGCTAAACTCGGCGGCTTCGCGTCGCACGGCTGCGTTGGATTGACCAGTGCGCAGATACAGGACTTTGCTAAACGGCTGGCGCAACTTGGCGGAACCGAAATCTCGGATGAACAGATCGCCGAGTATCAAAAGAACAAGACCGAGACCAAGCCTGTGAAGTTGAGCAAAGCCGTGCCGGTTGAGCTGCGCTACGAGACCATAACCGTTGAGGACGGCAAGCTGCACATCTACCGAGATGTATATGATCGCGGCACGAATACGGAAGAGAATCTGCGCAATGTGCTGCAATCGTATGGCGTGACCCTCGATCAGTTGAGTGATAGCAAGCGCGCAGAGGTGACGCGCGCCCTCGGCCAAATGGCTCGCGACGCCGGCGGCAAGCCGGTACCAGACGCGACCGCCACCAACAAATCAGATAGCGCTAAAGGCAACTCTTCAGCCGCGCCTTCGACGAGCTCTTCGTCAAGAAAAGGTGATAAGAGCAGGGAAGAGTCGAAGGCGAACAACGTCGCGAGCGGCAAGGTGACACGCACAATCAAGGGAGGCAAGGAAGTGGTCGTCGCGATTCCAGCACTCCTGGGCAAAGGCTATCCTGGGCCTGTGGATCTGAACGCGGGCGTTGCGTCGAAGAAAGCCGCGCCACGCTCTCGCCGGCGAAGGTAA
- a CDS encoding lmo0937 family membrane protein codes for MLWTILVILLILWLLGLLGGVGGGLIHLLLVVAVIVLIFNLLSGRRRVI; via the coding sequence ATGCTTTGGACAATCTTGGTTATTCTGCTAATCCTGTGGCTGCTAGGACTGCTCGGCGGCGTCGGCGGCGGGTTGATTCACCTGTTGCTTGTGGTTGCGGTGATAGTGTTGATCTTCAACCTGCTCAGCGGCCGACGGAGGGTGATCTAA
- a CDS encoding Crp/Fnr family transcriptional regulator: protein MRRILGRFVKHYQIIGGKWTGKKMIQQTSQSDQFKEQMQGSLLNELKNSSPIKVGKHDHVYTAGDEREVVYFIEKGQIKLVMVSSEGKECMLAIHGAGDVFGELCLSGLGSRLETATAMEDTSLKEMPCAMFLERLAKDSLLEGFVKYLAVRVADQQQVIANLVTVDSEQRLGKTLLQIAKKLGKKDPRSMRIEVKLSHEELGTMVGTTRPRISVFMQRFRNLDLIEYNTEHHLIIKEKKLTAYLASIL from the coding sequence ATGAGGCGTATACTGGGGCGGTTCGTTAAGCACTACCAGATAATCGGCGGAAAATGGACGGGGAAGAAGATGATTCAACAAACTTCGCAGTCAGATCAATTCAAAGAACAAATGCAGGGGTCATTGCTCAATGAACTCAAAAACTCGAGCCCTATCAAGGTCGGCAAGCACGATCATGTCTACACGGCTGGGGACGAACGCGAGGTGGTCTACTTCATAGAAAAAGGGCAGATCAAGCTGGTCATGGTCTCGTCTGAAGGTAAAGAATGCATGCTAGCCATCCACGGTGCGGGAGATGTTTTCGGCGAGTTGTGCCTGTCTGGGCTTGGCAGCCGGCTGGAAACAGCAACCGCAATGGAAGATACTTCCTTGAAAGAGATGCCCTGTGCCATGTTTCTCGAGCGCCTGGCTAAAGACTCACTGCTTGAAGGCTTCGTCAAGTATCTTGCCGTGCGCGTGGCGGACCAACAGCAGGTCATCGCGAACTTGGTGACGGTCGATAGCGAGCAGCGCCTTGGGAAGACGTTGTTGCAAATCGCCAAAAAGCTCGGCAAGAAAGACCCTCGGAGCATGCGCATCGAGGTCAAGCTTTCTCACGAAGAATTGGGCACAATGGTAGGTACGACACGGCCGCGGATCAGCGTGTTTATGCAGCGATTTCGGAACCTCGACCTCATTGAGTACAACACGGAGCACCATCTGATCATCAAGGAAAAAAAGCTCACTGCTTACCTCGCATCGATCCTTTAG